One window of Micromonas commoda chromosome 1, complete sequence genomic DNA carries:
- the CSN2 gene encoding COP9 signalosome complex subunit 2 (FUS12; expressed), with translation MDDDMEDYGFEYSDEEPEQEDVDIENQYYNSKGMIENGTIDCALKGFASVISMEPEKGEWGFRALKQCVMLYFKAGDFEQMMKSYQELLTYVKTAVTRNYSEKVINHILDSVSSSSNSAFLQDFYERTICSLEEAKNERLWFKTNLKLCKLWFELREFTRVKSILKKLHISCQQNDGSADQRKGTQLLEIFAIEIQMYTEQKNNKKLKELYQRALTIKSAIPHPRILGIIRECGGKMHMAERQWTKAATDFFEAFKSYDEAGQARRVQCLKYLVLANMLMRSEVNPFDAQEARPFKTDPEIMIITSLVTAYQQNSISDFESILKAHRDQISEDSFIREYMEDLLKNIRTHVLLNIIKPYTTIHIPFISGKLRVREIEVENLMVSLILDSRIQAQIDQTRQLVELTAELGCYAKSEFQGARSWTTSTKERLKAFV, from the exons ATGGACGATGACATGGAGGACTACGGATTCGAATATTCGGATGAAGAACCAGAACAAGAGGACGTTGACATCGAAAATCAGTACTATAACTCGAAGG GAATGATAGAAAATGGCACCATCGATTGCGCTCTGAAGGGATTTGCTTCTGTAATATCGATGGAGCCAGAAAAGGGCGAGTGGGGCTTCAGAGCCTTGAAGCAGTGTGTCATGCTATATTTCAAAGCGGGTGACTTTGAACAAATGATGAAGTCATATCAGGAATTATTGACCTATGTAAAAACTGCAGTTACTCGCAACTATAGCGAAAAGGTGATCAACCACATCCTTGATTCCGTGAGTAGCTCATCAAACTCGGCGTTCCTTCAAGATTTTTACGAAAGAACGATTTGTTCTctggaggaggccaagaaTGAGCGCCTGTGGTTCAAAACCAATTTGAAGCTTTGCAAGCTTTGGTTTGAATTAAGAGAATTCACTCGCGTGAAAAGCATACTTAAAAAGCTGCACATATCATGTCAACAGAACGACGGAAGTGCGGATCAGCGAAAGGGAACCCAATTATTGGAGATCTTTGCTATTGAGATTCAAATGTACACGGAGCAAAAAAATAACAAAAAGCTGAAAGAACTATATCAACGTGCTCTGACGATAAAATCTGCAATCCCACACCCACGAATTTTGGGCATAATCCGCGAGTGTGGTGGGAAGATGCACATGGCCGAGCGCCAGTGGACAAAGGCCGCAACGGATTTCTTTGAGGCTTTCAAATCTTACGATGAAGCTGGTCAAGCAAGAAGAGTTCAGTGTCTAAAGTACCTTGTACTTGCAAATATGCTCATGAGATCAGAAGTGAACCCATTCGATGCACAGGAAGCCCGACCATTCAAAACCGATCCCGAGATAATGATCATAACGTCCTTGGTCACCGCATATCAGCAGAATTCGATATCCGACTTTGAATCTATTCTCAAAGCGCATCGTGATCAAATTTCGGAAGACTCGTTTATACGTGAATACATGGAGGATCTTCTGAAGAATATTCGTACTCATGTGCTCTTGAACATCATCAAGCCATATACAACAATTCATATTCCGTTCATATCAGGTAAGCTCAGGGTCCGAGAGATCGAAGTCGAAAATTTGATGGTGTCCCTCATATTAGATTCTCGCATACAAGCTCAAATAGATCAAACCCGACAGCTAGTGGAGCTGACAGCTGAACTGGGGTGCTATGCCAAATCCGAGTTTCAAGGTGCCAGAAGCTGGACAACGAGTACAAAAGAACGACTGAAAGCATTCGTGTGA
- the UTP18 gene encoding U3 small nucleolar rna-associated protein 18, with product MSTHTGENPASRQAAGCAVVNATTMSNEILNPAWEDRDDADAKPTTTNKSRPSGLCTVGGSARLQHGRLVGSPRWANSFRAQHAGGQDDCKDMNTGLGNMRDLVRNGGDQLEGGGKSDQAGCLTPDDLIVATRLQDGNVSDPSHGVIRSLEFHQNGRMLLTAGLDKHIRLFDIDGVRNAKVQGVFLEDFPIHKACFGGDGLKIVAAGRRNYFYTYDLQHGTIERSSALLGKEVRSLESFVQSTAGANHPVVAFLGQDGQVPLVSLKSMTTIGSVKMNGSARAGVFSSDGQRLMTAGGDGVVYVWDLRNQSRCIEKIVDESSVQVTSLALSHGHLAVGSDTGVVSIYENLKGEPGIPVEATENCWNGMQQMMRRKRVNTITNLMTEVDNITFSADGRILAVSSRFKRDSLRLVHMPSCKVFSNFPSSKSPLNYVWTACFSPNGAHLAIGNARGRALLYRIHAFDT from the coding sequence ATGAGCACACATACAGGTGAAAATCCCGCCAGCCGTCAGGCAGCAGGTTGTGCTGTTGTCAACGCCACAACGATGAGCAACGAGATTCTGAATCCGGCATGGGAGGATCGCGATGATGCTGACGCGAAGCCCACCACCACAAACAAATCGCGGCCATCCGGACTATGCACTGTAGGAGGGAGCGCTCGCCTTCAGCACGGGCGTTTGGTCGGAAGTCCTCGATGGGCGAACTCGTTTCGAGCGCAGCACGCTGGGGGACAGGATGACTGCAAGGATATGAACACGGGGTTGGGTAACATGCGTGATCTTGTGCggaacggcggcgatcaGCTCGAAGGAGGTGGCAAATCCGATCAGGCCGGCTGCCTTACACCTGACGACCTGATCGTGGCGACGCGTCTTCAAGACGGAAACGTATCGGACCCGAGCCACGGTGTCATAAGATCTCTTGAGTTCCACCAAAATGGAAGAATGCTTCTCACTGCTGGTCTGGACAAGCACATTCGCCTCTTTGACATCGATGGGGTAAGAAATGCTAAAGTACAAGGTGTTTTCCTCGAAGACTTTCCCATACACAAGGCCTGCTTCGGTGGCGACGGGCTAAAAATTGTAGCTGCGGGAAGAAGGAACTACTTTTACACTTATGATCTGCAGCACGGCACTATTGAGAGATCGTCTGCGTTGCTTGGGAAAGAAGTGCGCAGCCTCGAGTCATTCGTTCAGTCCACGGCCGGAGCCAACCATCCCGTAGTTGCTTTTCTGGGGCAGGATGGCCAAGTTCCGTTGGTGTCGCTGAAAAGTATGACCACGATTGGATCCGTTAAAATGAATGGGAGTGCACGTGCTGGCGTTTTCTCAAGCGACGGGCAAAGACTCATGACAGCCGGTGGAGATGGCGTGGTATATGTTTGGGATCTTCGCAACCAAAGCCGCTGCATCGAAAAGATTGTCGATGAATCCTCCGTGCAGGTTACCTCACTGGCTTTAAGTCACGGGCATCTTGCAGTGGGCTCTGACACCGGAGTTGTCAGTATTTATGAAAACCTTAAAGGAGAACCTGGAATCCCAGTTGAAGCCACAGAGAATTGTTGGAATGGGATGCAACAGATGATGCGACGGAAACGAGTGAATACGATAACTAATCTCATGACGGAAGTCGACAACATCACTTTCAGTGCTGATGGCAGAATTTTGGCAGTATCATCTCGTTTCAAACGGGACTCGCTTCGGCTTGTTCACATGCCAAGCTGTAAGGTTTTCTCAAACTTCCCTTCCTCAAAATCACCACTTAATTATGTGTGGACGGCGTGCTTTAGTCCTAATGGGGCTCATTTGGCAATAGGAAATGCGCGTGGACGGGCGCTTCTGTATAGAATACATGCATTTGATACCTAG
- the ARGS gene encoding arginyl-tRNA synthetase (expressed) yields the protein MIVSSLCHSRVHCQHSSFVTSLFRRGGVRRRHARHVKVRKCDTLVTSSACNPSTFGSVPTGDGLREIVKAAFSEAVTAVLSRGTLVDVNISECSNNVVGDYQCNSAMPIFAELKQKGDTSFSNPRSLAEAIVEAIPGREHLFAQTSVAGPGFVNVTFSASFLAAGVLDTVVNSTDEKIRIPPQRNMSIPKRAVVDYSSPNIAKASEMHVGHLRSTIIGETICRALESFGVETVRLNHVGDWGTQFGMLLTHLHDMQMGSDFAITDLQEFYKVAKLRFDKDDDFKARAQSAVVRLQAGDVQMRKLWEEICEISRRDFEEIYRVLDISIIERGESFYNEIIPLVLDELVKKGIAVEDQGALCIFGNLESTPLICRKSDGGFNYASTDLAALWQRTTQLEADQIIYVTDVGQSKHFEAIFDAANRAGWLDKKDNTKIRLDHVGFGLVMGEDGKRFRTRSGGTVPLRSLLSEAQSRCLESLQTRSSDLDDKELLEASHIMGIAAVKYADLHNNRSTNYVFSYDRMLDMKGNTAVYLLYTHARISTLLSRAEDQDLTSPAHQMVFTDEKERALAVAILKLPDALRAVVQDLLPSRLCDYAYHLCVAYNEFYSTCKVIGSPEEKSRLILCRATVFSLRRALFVLGITPLHKL from the exons ATGATTGTCAGCTCTCTGTGCCATTCGCGCGTGCATTGCCAGCACTCATCGTTTGTCACCAGTCTCtttcgtcgaggaggcgttcgGAGACGTCACGCCCGTCACGTCAAAGTCCGAAAATGTGACACCCTGGTGACCTCCTCCGCTTGCAACCCTTCGACTTTTGGGAGTGTTCCTACAG GCGATGGTCTCCGAGAAATCGTCAAAGCTGCCTTTAGCGAAGCGGTTACTGCAGTATTATCGAGAGGAACCCTAGTTGACGTGAACATCTCGGAGTGCTCAAACAACGTAGTAGGCGACTACCAG TGTAACAGCGCTATGCCGATTTTTGCTGAATTGAAACAGAAAGGGGATACGTCATTTTCTAATCCACGCTCCCTTGCCGAAGCGATTGTGGAA GCAATTCCGGGAAGAGAACACCTTTTCGCGCAGACATCAGTCGCTGGTCCTGGATTTGTGAACGTGACTTTCTCTGCTAGTTTTCTCGCGGCTGGAGTTCTTGACACTGTGGTGAACTCCACTG ATGAGAAAATCCGCATTCCACCGCAGCGAAATATGTCTATTCCCAAGCGGGCTGTGGTAGACTACTCCTCTCCAAACATAGCCAAGGCAAGT GAGATGCATGTTGGCCATCTTAGGAGTACCATCATCGGCGAAACGATTTGTCGAGCTCTTGAATCGTTTGGAGTCGAAACAGTCAG GTTAAATCACGTCGGAGATTGGGGAACACAGTTTGGAATGCTGCTGACGCACTTACACGACATGCAAATGGGATCTGACTTTGCCATCACAGATCTTCAAGAATTTTACAAAGTCG CAAAACTTCGGTTCGATAAGGACGACGATTTCAAG GCAAGAGCCCAGTCTGCGGTTGTTCGACTTCaagccggcgacgtgcaGATGAGGAAGCTCTGGGAAGAGATCTGCGAG ATAAGTCGTCGCGATTTCGAGGAGATTTATAGGGTCCTCGACATCTCCATTATTGAGCGAGGCGAAAGTTTCTATAATGAAATCATTCCTCTTGTTCTTGACGAGCTGGTGAAGAAAGGAATTGCCGTGGAAGATCAGGGCGCTTTGTGCATTTTTGGAAATTTAGAATCCACTCCGTTGATTTGTAGAAAGAGTGACGGCGGATTCAACTACGCCTCGACGGATCTTGCTGCACTTTGGCAG CGCACAACCCAATTAGAAGCGGATCAGATTATATACGTCACAGATGTGGGCCAGAGCAAG CATTTTGAAGCAATCTTTGATGCAGCCAATAGAGCTGGATGGCTAGACAAGAAG GACAACACAAAAATTAGGTTAGATCATGTTGGATTTGGGCTGGTCATG GGAGAAGATGGAAAGAGGTTTCGAACCCGCTCGGGAGGCACTGTCCCTCTAAGGTCACTTCTCAGCGAGGCCCAATCTAGATGCCTAGAGAGTCTGCAAACAAGGAGCAGTGACCTCGACGATAAAGAACTCCTG GAGGCATCTCACATCATGG GCATTGCTGCGGTTAAATATGCGGACCTTCACAACAATCG CTCAACAAATTATGTGTTTTCTTATGATCGCATGCTGGACATGAAA GGGAACACAGCAGTTTATTTGCTGTACACGCACGCTCGCATTTCCACATTGCTGAGTCGTGCTGAGGATCAG GATCTGACGTCACCCGCCCATCAAATG GTATTTACAGATGAGAAGGAGAGAGCCTTAGCTGTCGCCATTTTGAAGCTCCCTGACGCCTTGCGTGCGGTAGTGCAG GATCTACTCCCTTCAAGACTTTGTGACTATGCATATCATTTGTGCGTTGCATACAATGAGTTCTACAGTACTTGCAAG GTGATCGGCAGCCCGGAAGAGAAATCGCGGCTGATCCTTTGTCGCGCCACTGTTTTTTCTCTGCGGCGTGCCTTGTTTGTGCTTGGCATCACTCCACTGCACAAACTTTGA
- the PET191 gene encoding cytochrome c oxidase assembly protein, mitochondrial, with product MSKSCKGMLEELLKCVENTDCVQKYSLTKCLQNSFLFPRACATARDLYVSCRRGQFDMRSRVRGNKGY from the coding sequence ATGAGTAAATCGTGCAAAGGGATGCTGGAAGAGTTGCTAAAGTGTGTTGAGAATACGGACTGTGTGCAAAAATACTCGCTTACGAAATGCTTGCAGAACAGTTTTTTGTTTCCGCGCGCTTGTGCGACAGCAAGAGACCTATACGTATCCTGCAGGCGAGGCCAGTTCGATATGCGGAGTCGGGTGCGAGGGAACAAAGGCTACTAA
- the Nsp1 gene encoding structural constituent of nuclear pore, nucleoporin 62 (Variant 1~Alternative splicing variant 2), with protein MFSNIEADSKLKVPSEAQGKSVGEIVISWNTELESRTNFFLARTKGLTEWDSCIQKNKHILSALQIDLARVTSSQDRLERQLEILQLHQQEVDEALTIMESVAEQLGRTQHPTSGSSPQQTRTRHETIFNLAESVSASLSALGSALRHVTPSVYMAPAESDNKNCSIIKTQAHSFSDKILKAHLQTVLSVERKALQSQQLF; from the exons ATGTTCTCGAATATAGAGGCCGATTCCAAACTTAAA GTCCCTTCCGAGGCGCAGGGAAAAAGTGTAGGCGAAATTGTCATATCATGGAATACAGAGCTTGAAAGCAGGACG AActtcttcttggcgaggACCAAAGGGTTAACTGAGTGGGACAGCTGCATTCAAAAGAACAAGCACATTTTATCCGCATTGCAG ATCGATCTGGCAAGGGTCACCTCGTCCCAAGACAGACTAGAACGACAGCTCGAAATTTTACAGTTGCATCAACAAGAAGTTGACGAGGCTTTGACAATCATGGAGTCAGTTGCTGAGCAACTCGGCCG AACACAACATCCTACGAGTGGGAGCTCACCGCAGCAGACAAGGACAAGACACGAGACTATCTTCAACCTTGCTGAATCTGTCAGCGCTAGCCTTAGCGCCCTTGGTAGTGCCCTTCGACATGTGACACCGAGTGTCTACATGGCACCGGCTGAATCG GACAATAAGAATTGTTCGATCATCAAGACACAAGCGCACTCGTTTTCAGATAAAATTTTGAAAGCGCATTTGCAAACGGTACTATCTGTTGAGCGTAAAGCTCTACAGAGTCAACAACTGTTTTGA
- a CDS encoding hypothetical protein (JmjC domain. The JmjC domain belongs to the Cupin superfamily. JmjC-domain proteins may be protein hydroxylases that catalyse a novel histone modification. expressed; hypothetical protein with JmjC domain) — protein sequence MRPRHGTKLERIVGTTFVSGETFETFLLHCDEYLVPATQRCFRLREIRRCVMIGDHFQDVKRECSCSAASKADVVFLHRGVPLASNQNTPRLGCREKYSTQNGALHLPTRLISICFQTSADIVCMRRTAWTRIDMPRRVFSHVRLQDGVPSKRNDSLLDVSFSARDVELPNWFVPDFGAIRKCTCRLYSEIKGKPCFPLYRCGAGWLQKTETTYADSTHSKTGVLEGISVCINSVRPFDMLQSRELHRECLLILQRQGAVSLKCDDAWNDATKCSTLLDLRTLHHRATKLSSVQGNYSLLQQTTPRGVLPIYDMTDDNRKGGKLCFEEFLTEVGTTFKSLCSPYRSLGPKDREALFLQIFRSRSRVRLPYLTSLALDCLNLVHLSSSFNAIQQSTVHFWSPQSIAIGSGSILRLMLDTCEQRCSPREKANTVAHANDVQPEDHARKRHLNITDASEHENLILIEAAKRIEQNLKFVDVDGQDSLKGHVVLENKNGHNLWGAGIISPWMYYMSMGSVFCCHIEDYAFGSANAIIAPPDSHTWVVWYSVSRKDLGNLHLYLQDLMGVNYTLDCLEKRKVWLDPVAMKAWRGAEGEQINVFHHLQGPSEYVITDYGSVHWGVNLGVGWKAAVNFAFSDWRAAAELVHLVYKDREIATGQQRNYRCVPDFCSGCWG from the coding sequence ATGAGACCTCGGCACGGCACAAAGCTTGAAAGGATCGTTGGGACAACTTTCGTATCCGGAGAAACGTTCGAAACTTTCTTGTTGCACTGCGATGAATATTTAGTGCCCGCTACGCAACGGTGCTTCCGCCTCCGGGAGATCCGGCGCTGTGTCATGATCGGCGATCATTTTCAGGACGTAAAACGAGAATGTTCGTGTTCTGCCGCGTCAAAAGCTGACGTGGTGTTCTTACATCGTGGAGTTCCGCTCGCATCGAATCAGAATACACCTCGTCTTGGTTGCAGAGAAAAGTACTCGACGCAGAACGGAGCGCTCCACCTGCCCACGAGGCTGATTTCGATCTGTTTTCAAACATCTGCTGACATAGTCTGCATGAGGCGCACTGCGTGGACCAGAATTGATATGCCGAGACGTGTATTCTCGCACGTAAGGTTGCAAGATGGCGTTCCGAGTAAACGCAACGATAGTCTTCTAGATGTGTCATTTTCTGCACGTGATGTGGAACTGCCGAACTGGTTTGTTCCTGATTTCGGTGCAATAAGGAAATGCACTTGTCGCCTCTACTCTGAGATAAAAGGGAAACCGTGTTTTCCACTTTATCGTTGTGGAGCTGGCTGGCTTCAAAAGACTGAGACTACATATGCTGATTCCACACACAGCAAAACTGGTGTTCTGGAAGGTATCTCTGTCTGCATCAACTCGGTGAGACCTTTCGATATGTTACAAAGCAGGGAACTACATCGTGAGTGTCTGCTGATTCTTCAGAGACAAGGCGCTGTGAGCCTCAAGTGCGATGACGCATGGAATGATGCTACGAAATGCTCCACACTTTTAGACCTGAGAACACTGCACCACAGAGCTACAAAACTTTCATCTGTGCAAGGAAACTATTCCCTCTTGCAACAAACCACCCCTAGAGGAGTGCTCCCTATTTATGATATGACAGATGATAACCGCAAAGGAGGGAAGTTGTGTTTTGAAGAATTTCTGACTGAAGTCGGCACGACGTTCAAGTCTCTATGCTCTCCATATCGATCACTCGGGCCAAAAGATCGTGAAGCGCTGTTCTTGCAAATATTTCGGTCCCGCTCACGAGTGCGCCTCCCATATCTGACTTCCCTTGCTCTCGATTGTTTGAACTTGGTACATCTGTCAAGCAGTTTCAACGCGATTCAGCAGTCGACCGTGCATTTCTGGAGTCCGCAATCTATTGCAATTGGTAGTGGATCGATTTTGCGCTTGATGCTTGATACGTGCGAGCAGCGGTGCTCACCTAGGGAGAAAGCAAATACAGTAGCTCATGCGAATGATGTTCAGCCTGAGGATCATGCGAGGAAGCGTCACTTGAACATCACTGACGCAAGTGAACATGAAAACCTGATATTGATAGAAGCTGCAAAACGCATCGAACAAAACTTGAAGTTTGTGGACGTTGATGGGCAAGACTCTTTGAAGGGTCATGTAGTGCTGGAAAACAAAAACGGGCATAATCTTTGGGGTGCTGGAATCATCTCTCCGTGGATGTATTACATGAGCATGGGATCTGTTTTCTGTTGCCACATAGAGGACTACGCATTTGGCTCTGCCAATGCAATCATCGCCCCCCCTGATTCTCATACATGGGTCGTTTGGTACTCTGTTTCTCGAAAGGATTTGGGCAACTTGCACTTATATCTTCAAGATCTCATGGGTGTTAATTACACTTTGGATTGTTTGGAGAAAAGAAAAGTCTGGCTCGATCCAGTGGCCATGAAGGCATGGCGGGGTGCGGAAGGTGAGCAAATCAACGTCTTCCATCACTTGCAAGGACCATCGGAATATGTCATCACCGACTATGGATCTGTACACTGGGGTGTCAATCTCGGTGTCGGATGGAAAGCTGCGGTCAACTTTGCATTTTCTGATTGGCGCGCGGCAGCAGAACTTGTCCACCTTGTGTACAAAGACCGTGAGATTGCAACTGGCCAACAAAGGAACTACCGCTGCGTACCAGATTTCTGCTCAGGGTGCTGGGGGTAA
- the Nsp1 gene encoding structural constituent of nuclear pore (Variant 2; expressed~Alternative splicing variant 1), producing MFSNIEADSKLKVPSEAQGKSVGEIVISWNTELESRTNFFLARTKGLTEWDSCIQKNKHILSALQIDLARVTSSQDRLERQLEILQLHQQEVDEALTIMESVAEQLGRTQHPTSGSSPQQTRTRHETIFNLAESVSASLSALGSALRHVTPSVYMAPAESVCIHSCGKSSDSCFEFTQDNKNCSIIKTQAHSFSDKILKAHLQTVLSVERKALQSQQLF from the exons ATGTTCTCGAATATAGAGGCCGATTCCAAACTTAAA GTCCCTTCCGAGGCGCAGGGAAAAAGTGTAGGCGAAATTGTCATATCATGGAATACAGAGCTTGAAAGCAGGACG AActtcttcttggcgaggACCAAAGGGTTAACTGAGTGGGACAGCTGCATTCAAAAGAACAAGCACATTTTATCCGCATTGCAG ATCGATCTGGCAAGGGTCACCTCGTCCCAAGACAGACTAGAACGACAGCTCGAAATTTTACAGTTGCATCAACAAGAAGTTGACGAGGCTTTGACAATCATGGAGTCAGTTGCTGAGCAACTCGGCCG AACACAACATCCTACGAGTGGGAGCTCACCGCAGCAGACAAGGACAAGACACGAGACTATCTTCAACCTTGCTGAATCTGTCAGCGCTAGCCTTAGCGCCCTTGGTAGTGCCCTTCGACATGTGACACCGAGTGTCTACATGGCACCGGCTGAATCGGTGTGTATACATTCTTGCGGCAAGTCATCGGACTCTTGTTTTGAATTCACGCAGGACAATAAGAATTGTTCGATCATCAAGACACAAGCGCACTCGTTTTCAGATAAAATTTTGAAAGCGCATTTGCAAACGGTACTATCTGTTGAGCGTAAAGCTCTACAGAGTCAACAACTGTTTTGA